One Bradyrhizobium zhanjiangense DNA segment encodes these proteins:
- a CDS encoding ActS/PrrB/RegB family redox-sensitive histidine kinase, translating to MTEIADSDFRHAQRHIRLDTILRLRWLAVLGQLAAIFIVAQGLEFNVEIVPCVSIIALSAALNLALQTAANPMQRLEPMQAAGLLALNIVELAGLLFFTGGLQNPFSFLFLAPVLISATALPARFTFGLGLLAVACASILFFFHSPLPWDSDDPLVLPPIYLVGVWLSIALAIGVTSLYSFQVTEEARKLADALAATELVLTREQHLTQLDGLAAAAAHELGTPLATIFLISRELEKTVKDPSFAADLKTLREQTQRCRDILSKITQLSSTGAPFDRMKLSELIEEVVAPHRDFGVDIKVRIAVAVAAEPVGSRNPAILYGIGNIVENAVDFAHTTVEVNAWWNKDDIELVISDDGPGIPPDILKRIGEPYLSRRRTQDEGGERRGLGLGVFIARTLLERTGAKVSFTNRTFPDHGAVVQINWPRERFEAIETLEETIG from the coding sequence ATGACCGAAATTGCCGATTCCGACTTTCGCCACGCGCAGCGGCATATCCGGCTGGACACGATCCTGCGGCTGCGCTGGCTCGCGGTGCTGGGGCAGCTCGCCGCGATCTTCATCGTGGCGCAGGGGCTGGAGTTCAATGTCGAGATCGTCCCCTGCGTCAGCATCATCGCCCTGTCGGCGGCGCTCAATCTGGCGCTCCAGACCGCGGCCAATCCGATGCAGCGGCTGGAGCCGATGCAGGCGGCCGGGCTGCTGGCGCTGAACATCGTGGAATTGGCTGGTCTGTTATTCTTTACCGGCGGCCTCCAGAACCCGTTCTCGTTCCTGTTCCTCGCGCCCGTGCTGATCTCGGCCACGGCGCTGCCGGCCCGCTTCACCTTCGGCCTCGGCCTCCTCGCTGTGGCCTGCGCCTCGATCCTGTTCTTCTTCCATTCGCCGCTGCCGTGGGATTCCGACGATCCGCTGGTGCTGCCACCGATCTACCTCGTCGGTGTCTGGCTCTCGATCGCGCTCGCGATCGGTGTCACCAGCCTCTACTCCTTCCAGGTCACCGAGGAGGCGCGCAAGCTCGCGGACGCGCTGGCCGCAACCGAGCTGGTGTTGACGCGCGAGCAGCATCTGACCCAGCTCGACGGATTGGCTGCCGCAGCCGCGCACGAGCTCGGCACGCCGCTCGCGACCATCTTCCTGATCTCGCGCGAGCTGGAAAAAACGGTGAAGGACCCGAGCTTTGCCGCGGACCTGAAAACCCTGCGCGAGCAGACCCAGCGCTGCCGCGACATCCTGAGCAAAATCACCCAACTGTCCTCCACCGGCGCACCGTTCGACCGCATGAAGCTGTCGGAGCTGATCGAGGAAGTGGTGGCGCCGCATCGCGATTTCGGTGTCGACATCAAGGTGCGGATCGCGGTGGCGGTCGCGGCCGAGCCGGTCGGCTCGCGCAATCCGGCGATCCTTTACGGCATCGGCAACATCGTCGAGAACGCGGTCGATTTCGCCCACACCACCGTCGAGGTGAATGCCTGGTGGAACAAGGACGATATCGAGCTCGTGATCTCCGACGACGGCCCCGGCATCCCGCCCGACATCCTCAAACGGATCGGCGAGCCCTATCTGTCGCGGCGGCGGACCCAGGATGAAGGCGGCGAGCGGCGCGGCCTTGGCCTCGGCGTGTTCATCGCGCGCACGCTGCTCGAACGCACCGGCGCCAAGGTCTCGTTCACCAACCGGACCTTTCCTGACCACGGCGCGGTGGTCCAGATCAATTGGCCGCGAGAGCGTTTTGAGGCTATCGAGACGCTAGAAGAAACAATAGGATAG
- a CDS encoding ActR/PrrA/RegA family redox response regulator transcription factor encodes MNAIAELNEQTDRSLLIVEDDKPFLERLSRAMETRGFAVTSCDTVSDGLAQIGKSAPAFAVVDLRLGDGNGLDVVSALKKKRPDARAIVLTGYGNIATAVTAVKMGAIDYLSKPADADDVVAALLSTSAEKSELPTNPMSADRVRWEHIQRIYEMCNRNVSETARRLNMHRRTLQRILAKRAPR; translated from the coding sequence TTGAACGCCATCGCCGAACTGAACGAACAGACCGACCGCTCGCTTCTCATCGTGGAGGACGACAAGCCGTTTCTGGAGCGGCTGTCGCGCGCGATGGAGACACGGGGCTTTGCCGTAACATCGTGCGACACCGTCTCCGACGGGCTTGCGCAGATCGGCAAATCGGCACCGGCCTTCGCGGTGGTGGATCTGCGGCTCGGCGACGGCAACGGTCTCGACGTGGTCTCGGCGCTCAAGAAGAAGCGCCCCGATGCGCGCGCGATCGTGCTGACCGGCTATGGCAACATCGCCACCGCCGTGACCGCAGTGAAGATGGGCGCGATCGATTATCTGTCGAAGCCGGCCGACGCCGACGACGTCGTCGCCGCGCTGCTCTCGACCAGCGCGGAGAAATCCGAGCTGCCGACCAACCCGATGTCCGCCGACCGCGTGCGCTGGGAGCACATCCAGCGCATCTACGAAATGTGCAACCGCAACGTCTCGGAGACGGCGCGCCGGCTCAACATGCACCGCCGCACGTTGCAGCGCATTCTGGCCAAGCGCGCGCCGCGGTAG
- a CDS encoding MmcB family DNA repair protein has translation MDNTARNIALVPPPDRRQSETALAVARGTARLLRSLGFSCISELPLPSGRRADLVALNERGEIWIVEIKSSVEDLRADQKWHEYRAHCDRLFFAFTQDLPCEIFPEDTGLIVADAYGAHMHCEAPEHKLAAATRKQMTVRFAMAAALRINRLVDPQGHADFWE, from the coding sequence ATGGACAACACCGCCCGCAATATCGCCCTCGTACCGCCGCCGGACCGCCGCCAGTCGGAGACCGCACTGGCGGTCGCGCGCGGCACCGCGCGACTGCTGCGCTCGCTGGGCTTCTCCTGCATTAGCGAATTGCCGCTGCCCTCGGGCCGCCGTGCCGATCTCGTCGCGTTGAACGAGCGCGGCGAGATCTGGATCGTGGAGATCAAATCGTCGGTGGAGGATCTGCGCGCTGATCAGAAATGGCACGAATACCGCGCCCATTGCGACCGGCTGTTCTTCGCCTTCACGCAGGATCTGCCGTGCGAGATCTTTCCTGAAGATACCGGCCTGATCGTCGCCGACGCCTATGGCGCGCACATGCATTGCGAGGCGCCCGAGCACAAGCTTGCTGCCGCCACGCGCAAGCAGATGACGGTGCGCTTTGCGATGGCGGCTGCGCTGCGGATCAACCGTTTGGTCGATCCGCAGGGCCATGCGGATTTTTGGGAGTAG
- a CDS encoding alpha-amylase family protein, whose product MIDDLWYKNGVIYCLSVGSYMDADGDGVGDFKGLLRRLDYLHGLGITTIWLMPFQISPQRDDGYDIADYYSVDSRYGTLGDFVEFTHGCKQRGIRVIIDLVVNHTSDQHHWFKEARRDKNSPYRDWYVWSDKKPANAHEGMVFPGVQKSTWTRDKEAGAWYFHRFYDFQPDLNTSNPHVQAEILKIMGFWIQLGVSGFRMDAVPFVIATKGAKVKKPVEQYDMLRAFREFLQWRQGDAIILAEANVLPKTDMEYFGRDADRMHMMFNFQVNQHLFYALASADSRPLAKALKATKPRPATAQWGLFLRNHDELDLGRLTKAQREVVFKCFGPDKEMQLYDRGIRRRLAPMLGGDRRRLELAYSLVCTLPGTPVIRYGDEIAMGDDLSLPERDCARTPMQWSTEPHGGFTKSDKPACPVIDKGPYGYPHVNVAKQRRDPNSMLNWTERIVRMRKEVPEVGWGDFTIIPVRDPAVFIMRYDWRNNSVLFMHNLDEKPREIAFSAGLPDGAGAHLINLLAEDHSHADKRGQHRVVLEPYGYRWYRVGGLDYLLKRSDIDANTVRGRKHPG is encoded by the coding sequence ATGATCGACGATCTCTGGTACAAGAACGGCGTGATCTACTGCCTCTCCGTCGGCTCCTATATGGATGCCGATGGCGACGGCGTCGGCGACTTCAAGGGCCTCTTGCGCCGGCTCGATTATCTGCACGGCCTCGGCATCACCACGATCTGGCTGATGCCGTTCCAGATTTCGCCGCAGCGCGACGACGGCTACGACATTGCGGACTATTACAGCGTCGATTCCCGCTACGGCACGCTCGGCGATTTCGTCGAGTTCACCCATGGCTGCAAGCAACGTGGCATCCGCGTCATCATCGATCTCGTCGTCAACCACACCTCGGACCAGCATCACTGGTTCAAGGAGGCGCGGCGCGACAAGAACTCGCCCTATCGCGACTGGTATGTCTGGTCCGACAAGAAGCCGGCCAACGCCCATGAGGGCATGGTGTTTCCCGGCGTGCAGAAATCGACCTGGACGCGCGACAAGGAAGCCGGCGCCTGGTATTTTCATCGCTTCTACGATTTCCAGCCCGATCTCAACACCTCGAATCCGCACGTGCAGGCCGAGATCCTGAAGATCATGGGCTTCTGGATCCAGCTCGGTGTCTCCGGCTTTCGCATGGATGCGGTGCCATTCGTGATCGCGACCAAGGGCGCCAAGGTGAAGAAACCGGTCGAACAGTACGACATGCTGCGCGCGTTCCGCGAATTCCTGCAATGGCGGCAGGGCGACGCCATCATCCTCGCCGAAGCCAATGTGCTGCCGAAGACGGACATGGAATATTTCGGCCGCGACGCCGACCGCATGCACATGATGTTCAACTTCCAGGTCAACCAGCATCTGTTCTATGCGCTGGCCTCGGCCGATTCGCGTCCGCTGGCGAAGGCGCTGAAGGCGACCAAGCCGCGGCCGGCGACGGCGCAATGGGGCCTGTTCCTGCGCAATCACGACGAGCTCGATCTCGGACGGTTGACCAAGGCGCAGCGCGAGGTCGTGTTCAAATGCTTCGGACCCGACAAGGAGATGCAGCTCTACGATCGCGGCATCCGCCGTCGCCTCGCACCGATGCTGGGCGGCGACCGCCGGCGGCTCGAGCTCGCCTACAGCCTGGTATGCACATTGCCGGGAACGCCCGTGATCCGCTATGGCGACGAGATCGCGATGGGTGATGACCTGTCGCTGCCCGAACGCGATTGCGCGCGCACGCCGATGCAATGGTCGACCGAGCCGCATGGCGGCTTCACCAAGAGCGACAAGCCGGCATGCCCCGTCATCGACAAGGGGCCGTACGGCTATCCGCATGTCAACGTCGCAAAACAGCGACGCGATCCCAATTCGATGCTGAACTGGACTGAACGCATCGTGCGCATGCGCAAGGAGGTGCCGGAAGTCGGTTGGGGCGATTTCACCATCATTCCTGTGCGCGATCCCGCCGTGTTCATCATGCGCTATGACTGGCGCAACAATTCGGTGCTGTTCATGCACAATCTCGACGAGAAGCCACGCGAGATCGCGTTCTCGGCGGGGCTGCCTGATGGGGCCGGCGCGCACCTCATCAACCTGCTCGCGGAAGATCACAGCCACGCCGACAAGCGCGGCCAGCACCGCGTCGTGTTGGAGCCCTACGGCTATCGCTGGTATCGCGTCGGCGGGCTGGATTATCTGTTGAAGCGGAGCGACATCGACGCGAATACGGTGCGGGGGAGGAAGCATCCGGGGTAG